A region from the Clavibacter sp. A6099 genome encodes:
- the purU gene encoding formyltetrahydrofolate deformylase — MTDQATPARAPHRVLVFSCDDRPGIVHAIAGAIVEAGGDITESQQFSSADTGRFFMRLQIQSAADDDRLADALAAVVERYDATWHLDEVGRRLRTLVLGSTAEHCVNDLLFRQRAGQLPVEIPLVLSNHGRLADLAGFYGVPFEHVPVTDDASKRAFEERVIRAVEEHDIELVVLARYMQILSPELCARLSGRIINIHHSFLPGFKGANPYKQAHARGVKLIGATAHFVTSDLDEGPIVEQNVVRVDHSRSARELMAIGQDEESRTLTQAVRWFAEHRVLLDGARTIIFR, encoded by the coding sequence ATGACCGACCAGGCCACCCCCGCGCGCGCGCCGCACCGCGTACTCGTCTTCTCCTGCGACGACCGCCCGGGCATCGTGCACGCCATCGCGGGCGCGATCGTCGAGGCCGGCGGCGACATCACCGAGTCGCAGCAGTTCTCGAGCGCCGACACGGGCCGCTTCTTCATGCGCCTGCAGATCCAGAGCGCGGCCGACGACGACCGGCTGGCCGACGCGCTCGCCGCCGTGGTCGAGCGGTACGACGCGACCTGGCACCTCGACGAGGTGGGCCGGCGGCTGCGCACGCTCGTTCTGGGATCCACCGCCGAGCACTGCGTGAACGACCTGCTGTTCCGGCAGCGCGCGGGCCAGCTGCCCGTCGAGATCCCCCTCGTCCTCAGCAACCACGGGAGGCTCGCCGACCTCGCGGGCTTCTACGGCGTGCCGTTCGAGCACGTGCCCGTCACCGACGACGCGTCGAAGCGGGCGTTCGAGGAGCGCGTGATCCGCGCGGTCGAGGAGCACGACATCGAGCTGGTGGTGCTCGCGCGCTACATGCAGATCCTCTCCCCCGAGCTCTGCGCGCGCCTCAGCGGCCGGATCATCAACATCCACCACTCCTTCCTGCCCGGCTTCAAGGGCGCGAACCCCTACAAGCAGGCGCACGCGCGGGGCGTCAAGCTCATCGGCGCGACCGCCCACTTCGTCACGAGCGACCTCGACGAGGGCCCGATCGTGGAGCAGAACGTCGTGCGGGTCGACCACTCGCGCAGCGCCCGCGAGCTCATGGCGATCGGCCAGGACGAGGAGTCGCGCACCCTCACGCAGGCCGTGCGCTGGTTCGCGGAGCACCGCGTGCTGCTCGACGGCGCGCGCACGATCATCTTCCGCTGA